Proteins co-encoded in one Acidobacteriota bacterium genomic window:
- a CDS encoding tRNA guanosine(34) transglycosylase Tgt, with product MSASDQSASSSAFRIDARSAAGGRAGSLITPHGEVETPVFLPVGTAGTVKSVAQDVLEELGFQLLLANTYHLYLRPGHELIRDLGGLHLFMSWERALLTDSGGYQVFSLGDLRKVTEEGVDFRSHLDGGSHFFTPERAMEIQIALGADVTMAFDECTEHPAERKRARDSMEMTLRWARRSKTYFEEHKHEVPWGKGVSRSSFPVSRKGGESAHRETRKEKPETQALFGIIQGGMHADLRRESAERTVEIGFAGYAIGGLSVGEPPELTDEVVAATLPYLPADKPRYLMGVGYPDQIAKYAAMGIDMFDCVLPTRAARHGLLFTSSAADRGRLQIKNAQFARDEGPVDPNCGCKVCARYSRAYLRHLYSANEGLAAVLNSIHNLAYYLDTIRSVRHSIRLGDMAGSHSG from the coding sequence GTGTCAGCCAGCGATCAGTCCGCGAGCAGCTCCGCGTTCCGCATCGACGCGCGCTCGGCCGCGGGCGGCCGCGCGGGCTCCCTGATCACGCCGCATGGCGAAGTAGAGACGCCCGTCTTCCTGCCGGTGGGCACCGCCGGCACGGTGAAGAGCGTGGCGCAAGACGTGCTCGAAGAGCTGGGCTTTCAACTGCTGCTCGCCAATACCTATCATCTCTACCTGCGTCCGGGGCACGAGCTCATCCGCGACCTAGGCGGACTGCACCTCTTCATGAGCTGGGAGCGCGCGCTGCTCACCGATTCCGGCGGCTACCAGGTCTTCTCCCTCGGTGACCTGCGCAAGGTCACCGAAGAGGGTGTGGACTTCCGCTCGCATCTGGATGGCGGCTCGCACTTCTTCACTCCCGAACGCGCGATGGAGATCCAGATCGCGCTCGGCGCCGACGTTACGATGGCCTTCGACGAATGCACCGAGCATCCCGCCGAGCGCAAACGCGCGCGCGATTCCATGGAGATGACGCTGCGCTGGGCGCGGCGCAGCAAGACGTACTTCGAGGAGCACAAGCATGAGGTGCCCTGGGGGAAAGGCGTTTCCCGTTCCTCGTTTCCCGTTTCTCGAAAAGGCGGGGAGTCCGCTCATCGAGAAACCAGAAAGGAGAAACCAGAGACCCAGGCCTTGTTCGGAATCATTCAGGGCGGGATGCACGCCGACCTGCGGCGCGAATCCGCCGAGCGCACCGTCGAGATCGGCTTTGCGGGATACGCCATCGGCGGACTCAGCGTAGGCGAGCCGCCTGAGTTGACCGACGAAGTGGTGGCGGCGACGCTGCCCTACCTTCCGGCGGATAAGCCGCGCTACCTGATGGGCGTGGGCTATCCCGACCAGATCGCGAAGTACGCCGCCATGGGCATCGACATGTTCGATTGCGTGCTGCCCACCCGCGCCGCGCGTCATGGGCTGCTGTTCACTTCGTCTGCCGCAGACCGGGGACGGTTGCAGATCAAGAATGCGCAGTTCGCGCGCGATGAAGGTCCGGTGGATCCCAACTGCGGATGCAAGGTGTGCGCGCGGTATTCACGCGCCTATCTCCGGCATTTGTATAGCGCCAACGAAGGGCTCGCGGCGGTGCTGAACTCCATCCACAACCTGGCCTATTACCTTGACACCATCCGGAGCGTCCGGCATTCTATAAGGCTTGGGGATATGGCAGGATCGCATTCTGGTTGA
- the secD gene encoding protein translocase subunit SecD — MKKNLTVKTLVIIAVMLVFLYGIIGIPKSWSRQGLADAIQQNIHLGLDLRGGTHLILQVMVNDAVNAETDRAVERVREGLRAKGVTAVDISKPDPVNQPEKIVVSNVAPDQTTTARNVLAETVPEYDIASGAGSFTVSMKPAAASDLKTRAIELAIQKIRERVDKLGVSEPVIQKHGLGENQILVQLPGVDDPARVKDIIQSTAMLEIRQAMDSTPYKSETEALQAHNGVLPQGAVLMHGRNVQSTAAEDSVFVISRASAVAGHDLREARSDKDETGRPQVSFLLTPDGGKRFAAFTRAHIGDSLAIVLDNRVIEVATIQSEISDSGRITGAFTEQQSKDLALVLNSGALPASMRYLEERTVGPSLGADSIRQGVTAGVIGVLAVMVFMLFYYRGAGINADLALLLNLIILLGFMGFAGAVLTLPGIAGVILTIGMGVDSNVLIFERIREELRNGKTAPSAVEQGFGRAWVTILDTHVTTMVSALILFLVGTGPVQGFATTLFFGLAANLFTAVFVSRVIFDAILNRKQRGEALSI, encoded by the coding sequence ATGAAGAAGAACCTCACAGTCAAGACGCTCGTGATCATCGCGGTGATGCTGGTGTTCCTGTACGGCATCATCGGGATCCCGAAGAGCTGGTCGAGACAGGGTCTCGCCGACGCGATCCAGCAGAATATCCACCTCGGCCTCGACCTCCGGGGCGGCACCCACCTCATCCTGCAGGTGATGGTGAACGACGCGGTCAACGCGGAGACCGACCGCGCGGTGGAGCGGGTGCGCGAAGGCCTGCGTGCCAAGGGCGTGACCGCCGTCGATATCAGCAAGCCCGACCCGGTGAACCAGCCGGAGAAGATCGTGGTCTCGAACGTGGCGCCCGACCAGACCACCACCGCACGCAACGTGCTGGCGGAAACGGTGCCCGAGTACGACATCGCCTCGGGTGCGGGCAGCTTCACTGTTTCCATGAAGCCCGCGGCGGCGAGCGATTTGAAGACGCGCGCCATCGAGCTGGCCATCCAGAAGATCCGCGAGCGTGTGGACAAGCTGGGCGTGAGCGAGCCGGTGATCCAGAAGCACGGTCTGGGCGAGAACCAGATCCTGGTGCAGTTGCCCGGGGTAGACGATCCAGCGCGCGTGAAAGACATCATCCAATCCACCGCCATGCTCGAGATCCGGCAGGCAATGGATTCCACGCCCTACAAGAGCGAGACCGAAGCGCTGCAAGCGCACAACGGCGTGTTGCCGCAAGGCGCCGTGCTGATGCACGGGCGCAACGTGCAATCCACGGCGGCGGAAGACTCGGTGTTCGTCATCTCGCGGGCTTCGGCCGTCGCCGGACACGACCTGCGCGAAGCGCGCTCCGACAAAGACGAGACTGGGCGCCCGCAAGTCTCGTTCCTGCTGACGCCCGACGGCGGCAAGCGCTTCGCTGCCTTCACCCGCGCGCACATCGGCGATTCGCTCGCCATCGTCCTCGACAACCGCGTCATCGAGGTAGCGACCATCCAGTCGGAGATATCCGATTCCGGCCGCATCACCGGCGCCTTCACCGAGCAGCAATCGAAAGACCTTGCCCTGGTGTTGAACTCGGGCGCGCTGCCCGCCTCGATGCGCTACCTGGAAGAGCGCACGGTGGGGCCGTCGCTGGGCGCGGATTCCATCCGCCAAGGCGTGACCGCCGGCGTGATCGGCGTACTCGCCGTCATGGTCTTCATGCTCTTCTACTATCGCGGCGCCGGCATCAACGCCGACCTCGCGCTGTTGCTGAACCTGATCATCCTGCTCGGCTTCATGGGCTTTGCCGGCGCGGTGCTGACGTTGCCCGGCATCGCGGGCGTGATCCTCACCATCGGCATGGGCGTGGATTCCAACGTGCTCATCTTCGAGCGCATAAGAGAAGAGTTGCGCAATGGCAAGACGGCGCCCTCGGCGGTGGAGCAGGGCTTTGGACGCGCCTGGGTGACCATCCTCGATACCCACGTGACCACCATGGTGTCGGCGCTCATCCTGTTCCTGGTGGGAACGGGGCCGGTGCAGGGCTTCGCCACCACGCTGTTCTTCGGACTCGCCGCCAACCTGTTCACCGCGGTCTTTGTCTCACGGGTGATTTTCGACGCCATCCTCAACCGCAAGCAGAGGGGCGAAGCGCTGAGTATTTAG
- the yajC gene encoding preprotein translocase subunit YajC, whose translation MSNLAVWLQTGGAAGIVGFLPLILIFAVFYFLLIMPQQRRQKKWQQMLGELKAGDKIITSGGIRGTILSVKEDVVQLRVPPDNLRIEVARSAIVSMAAEEKAS comes from the coding sequence ATGTCGAATCTTGCGGTGTGGTTACAGACTGGCGGCGCGGCCGGCATCGTCGGCTTTTTGCCGCTCATCCTGATCTTTGCGGTGTTTTATTTCCTGCTCATCATGCCGCAGCAACGGCGCCAGAAGAAGTGGCAGCAGATGCTGGGCGAGCTGAAGGCCGGGGACAAGATCATCACCTCGGGCGGCATCCGCGGCACCATCCTGTCGGTGAAAGAGGATGTGGTGCAGTTGCGCGTCCCGCCCGACAACCTGCGCATCGAGGTGGCGCGCAGCGCGATCGTCTCGATGGCGGCGGAAGAGAAAGCTTCATAA